A segment of the Pedobacter faecalis genome:
AAACTGCTTGATCAGTTTAGTAACCTCCTCAACAGGTCGGCCCGAGCCTTTAGCGATCCTAAGCCTTCTGCTTTGCTGAATGCTATCCGGGTTTTCCTTCTCAAACGGCGTCATAGACTGGATGATCGCTTCAATACCTTTAAACGCATCATCTTCGATCTCGATGTTCTTCATCATTTTGCCAACGCCTGGGATCATCCCCATCAGATCCTTCATGTTGCCCATCTTTTTAATTTGCTGGATCTGATTATAAAAGTCGTTGAAGTCGAACTTATTCTTACGGATTTTCTTTTGAAGTTCCGCAGCCTCTTTCTCGTCAAACTGCTGCTGCGCGCGCTCTACAAGGGAAACCACGTCACCCATACCCAGAATACGGGAAGCCATACGGTCCGGATAGAATACATCCAGCGCCTCCATTTTCTCACCCGTACCAATAAATTTAATGGGCTTGTTTACCACCGATTTGATAGAAAGCGCAGCACCACCTCGGGTATCACCATCAAGTTTCGTTAAAACCACCCCGGTGAAATCAAGGCGGTCGTTAAAAGCCTTGGCAGTGTTAACCGCATCCTGTCCGGTCATGGCATCAACAACGAACAGGATTTCATGCGGTTTAGTATTGGCTTTAACAGCGGCAATCTCATCCATCATCTGCTCATCTACCGCCAACCGGCCTGCTGTATCTATGATAATAACGTTGTTATTCTGTTTTTTACCCTCGGCAATACCTTCCATGGCAATACCTACCGGGTCTTTCGAGTCGCGGTTCACATACACCGGCACACCGACCTGTCCGCCCAGAACCTCCAACTGATCAATCGCTGCAGGACGATATACGTCGCCCGCCACCAAAAGAGGCTTCTTACCTTTAGCTTTAAGGAAGTTTGCCAGTTTACCGGTAAAGGTCGTTTTACCCGCACCGTTCAAACCCGCAATCAGGATAATCGTAGGATTGTTCTTAAGGTCAAGCTCCGTAACCTCACCACCCATCAGGGAGGTCAGCTCATCGTTCATGACCTTGGTGAGCAACTGTCCGGGCGAGATAGACGTAAGAACGTTCTGACCAAGCGCCTTCTGCTTCACCTCATCCGTAAAGGTTTTCGCTGTCTTATAATTTACGTCGGCATCCAAAAGCGCCTTACGGATCTCCTTCATGGTCTCGGCCACGTTGATCTCTGTAATGCTACCCTGACCCTTTAAAACTTTAAACGCACGGTCCAGCTTATCCTGTAAATTTTCAAACATCTCTTAATCCTGTATTTATGGTGATTATACTCGCTCCAAAGTTAGTGAATTTTTTGACCCCACATAAGGCTTGTACCTGTTTACTTATCTCGGGAAAGTGAACCCAAAACCTAAGGAAAGGTTTTGACTGGCCTGTATTTCGCGGTCAGCATCTTTATCAAACAGACCTACGCCGTTGATCTGCACCCGCATAAACTTGTTGATCTGAGACTTCAAGGTAACATCCAAGCGGTGGTCAATATGCTCAAGCTGCCTGTCGTAAGGGATAAACATGTTATAACGGGCATAGAGGAATACATTCTTAAAGATTTCCTTATCGCGGAGTTCGCTGGTTACCTGAAAGGCGAGCTCATTTCTGAACGTTTGAGGAGGCCTTGCACCTTCACGCTTTCTTAAGCCGTAATTTCCGTTGTTAAACCGGGTGTTTATTACCGTTGTATCCAGCATAAACGTTTGTTTTGCCGTACCCGTACCGATCCTTGTTGAAAAATAAGGAACAGGTTTGTACTCAAAACCGATAGACTCCGTAAGGTATCCCGGAGACATGAACTTGGAAATCAAGGACGACTTCTCTTCCCCTTCTTCCCTGTAATAGGCATAACCCGCATCAAACTGCGTCTCAAGGGTTACCGATCCAAAGAAGAACCAACTCTTCGACAGCTGCAAACCCGCTTTGTTATCCCAGAAGATACGGTCTTTCGTTTTTTTCTGCAATTGGTCCTTATTTTTGATCTTACCGTATTCCAGCCTTACCTCGCTGGTATAGCTGTAGCCCTCCTTGCTGTAGGCTGTCCTGTAATTCAACATGCCACCCACGGCAAATGAGTTTACACCACCGGCTTTCCAGTTCTTCGAAAACGAGCCCTGATTTACATCTACGCCAATCTGCGTGGTCGTCTTCCAGTAGTTTACTTTTTCATCCACCACAACCGGCAATATCTGTACAGGTTTGAATACCATGGGCGTTATACGCACCGGGATAGGACTCCGCTTTAACTTAATTTCAAGTCCTTTAGTTTCAATAGGAAGCGTATCTATCTCCTGTGCAAACAGAGGAGATACTGCGCCGAGCAATAAAAAAAGACAGATCTTAAAAGGCTTCATTTTATACAAAGTAAAGCAAAAAAGTGACTTATTAAAAGTTTAATGCTAAACTAATTACGGGCATAAAAGTTTTCTAATCAGAACTCTTCCATTTTTACCTTAGGCAAAGGAGGCAGGCGAAAAGCGGCTGGATTACGCTTATAACTTGCATAACTGTTCCTCAGATACACCACAAAAGCATAGTCAGACGCACTAAGCACAAATTCGTACGTAGGCCGGTATTGCTGCATAAAATCCTGCGCTTCATGGTCGCCGATATTCAGTACCTGCTTCACGTGTTCCGGCCTGAACCTGTAATCAATGATCGACTCCCGGTAGTCGCGCTCCAGGATTTTTTGCAAATGCCGCGCATTTTTTCCCTGCCGGCTTAGCAGGTTATAAATTGCATCTATCCCCAATCCAACGCCGCCCATACCCAAATTGAGCAGGTCTTTAGATTTACCCCTTTCAAGGGCATATTTATATTCGCGCTGCGTCAACTCGTATTGTTCCTGAGGCGTCAGCTTCCTGCCCATAATAGACACTTCTTTAAGCGTAATTCCGCGCGATTTGAGTTGAAACAGTACCGACGACTGGCCGTTAAACACTATCGTATCTATCGAATATCCCTCCAGAATCGCAAAGACCGTGTCGCCCGACGCGGCGGTGATGGCAAACTCACCCTTGGTGTTGTTGTAAATGCCCTCATCGCGACTGCTGTTATAAATATAGACTTTTGCCAAACGTTGTTTAGTGTCTGTATCAATTACAAAGCCCCGCAGGTTGCCCGTCTGAGCAAAGGCCCCTGTAGCGCATGAGCAAAAAAGAATAAGCAGACCTAAAATCTTCATTAGAAAAGTCAAAGCTACAAGATAACATCATGAGCCGTAAAATATTAACATTATTTAACTACAATCAGTTTCTGCCCAATTTTAATTCCGGAGTCAGTCAGACCGTTCAGCGTTTTCAAGTCCTCCACCGAAATATTAAAACGTTTAGAGATACTGAAGAGGGTGTCGCCCTGTTTTACGACATAATTCTTTTCAGCTGGAACAGCAGCCGGATCAGGTGCGGACGTTGGTTCCGGAGTTGCGGGCGATAGCACAACAGGCTTTTTGTCGCGTTGCTTATATGGGCGGTATACCGGCGCAGGCGGGATGTCGTTGTTTATCGGCGGAGCGGAGATTTTCAATGTGTCCGGCACTTTAAGCACCTGTTTAGACGGAGGCGTCTCCACGGGCTTAAACTTCTTGTCTTCTTTAGGA
Coding sequences within it:
- the ffh gene encoding signal recognition particle protein; the encoded protein is MFENLQDKLDRAFKVLKGQGSITEINVAETMKEIRKALLDADVNYKTAKTFTDEVKQKALGQNVLTSISPGQLLTKVMNDELTSLMGGEVTELDLKNNPTIILIAGLNGAGKTTFTGKLANFLKAKGKKPLLVAGDVYRPAAIDQLEVLGGQVGVPVYVNRDSKDPVGIAMEGIAEGKKQNNNVIIIDTAGRLAVDEQMMDEIAAVKANTKPHEILFVVDAMTGQDAVNTAKAFNDRLDFTGVVLTKLDGDTRGGAALSIKSVVNKPIKFIGTGEKMEALDVFYPDRMASRILGMGDVVSLVERAQQQFDEKEAAELQKKIRKNKFDFNDFYNQIQQIKKMGNMKDLMGMIPGVGKMMKNIEIEDDAFKGIEAIIQSMTPFEKENPDSIQQSRRLRIAKGSGRPVEEVTKLIKQFEDMRKVMKQFSNPAAAAKMMRNMPKMPQGRM
- a CDS encoding DUF3078 domain-containing protein, with protein sequence MKPFKICLFLLLGAVSPLFAQEIDTLPIETKGLEIKLKRSPIPVRITPMVFKPVQILPVVVDEKVNYWKTTTQIGVDVNQGSFSKNWKAGGVNSFAVGGMLNYRTAYSKEGYSYTSEVRLEYGKIKNKDQLQKKTKDRIFWDNKAGLQLSKSWFFFGSVTLETQFDAGYAYYREEGEEKSSLISKFMSPGYLTESIGFEYKPVPYFSTRIGTGTAKQTFMLDTTVINTRFNNGNYGLRKREGARPPQTFRNELAFQVTSELRDKEIFKNVFLYARYNMFIPYDRQLEHIDHRLDVTLKSQINKFMRVQINGVGLFDKDADREIQASQNLSLGFGFTFPR